The following are encoded together in the Capsulimonas corticalis genome:
- a CDS encoding DUF2252 family protein — MNIHKATKSYEEWLGGFTPLIEADLALKHAQMTAGAFPFLRSTFYRWAQRWPKVCPEIAAAPEVLSVGDLHVENFGTWRDPEGRLIWGINDFDEACRQPYTVDLARLATSAHLAIEANHLCLECVHACEAILEGYREGLSQGGRPFVLAEDHDWLRKTALGDLRDPVEFWRKMDTLGDIAVSEIPETALAALENRLREIMTPGAAAPQYQLKRRTAGLGSLGHPRYVAVTDWQGGRIAREVKALVPSAAIWARDSSEVTEIFYQAIMKRAVRCQDPCVHLEGRWLLRRLAPDCIRVELAALPKEHEEQRLLRAMGYETANIHLGENNAAAILQDLDRRAPKWLHLAATAMGDDTMEDWRAWRES; from the coding sequence ATGAACATTCACAAGGCGACCAAAAGTTATGAAGAGTGGCTGGGCGGATTCACGCCGCTCATTGAAGCCGATCTGGCGCTGAAGCACGCGCAGATGACCGCCGGGGCGTTCCCGTTTCTGCGCTCGACCTTCTATCGATGGGCGCAGCGCTGGCCGAAGGTCTGCCCGGAGATCGCGGCGGCGCCGGAAGTCCTCTCAGTCGGGGATCTGCACGTCGAGAACTTTGGAACGTGGCGCGATCCCGAGGGGCGGCTGATCTGGGGGATCAACGACTTCGATGAAGCATGCCGCCAGCCCTATACCGTGGATCTGGCGCGTCTCGCGACGAGCGCGCACCTCGCCATTGAGGCCAACCATCTCTGCCTGGAATGCGTCCACGCCTGCGAAGCCATTCTGGAGGGATACCGGGAAGGGCTGTCTCAGGGCGGCCGGCCGTTTGTCCTGGCGGAAGACCACGACTGGCTGCGCAAGACCGCGCTGGGCGACCTGCGCGATCCCGTGGAATTCTGGCGCAAGATGGACACTCTGGGCGATATCGCCGTGTCGGAAATTCCGGAAACGGCGCTGGCGGCGCTGGAGAACCGGCTGCGGGAGATCATGACTCCGGGCGCGGCGGCGCCCCAGTATCAATTGAAGCGCCGCACCGCCGGGCTTGGCAGCCTCGGGCATCCCCGCTACGTCGCCGTTACGGACTGGCAAGGCGGGCGCATCGCCCGTGAAGTCAAAGCCCTGGTTCCCAGCGCCGCCATCTGGGCGCGGGACAGCTCCGAAGTCACCGAGATCTTCTACCAGGCGATCATGAAGCGCGCGGTCCGGTGTCAGGATCCCTGCGTCCATCTGGAAGGGCGCTGGCTTCTGCGGCGTCTCGCGCCCGACTGCATCCGTGTCGAGCTCGCCGCGCTGCCGAAGGAGCACGAGGAACAGCGCCTGCTCCGCGCGATGGGTTACGAAACGGCCAATATCCACCTCGGCGAAAACAACGCCGCCGCCATCCTTCAGGATCTGGATCGGCGCGCGCCGAAGTGGCTGCATCTGGCCGCGACGGCGATGGGCGACGACACGATGGAAGACTGGCGCGCGTGGCGCGAGTCCTGA
- a CDS encoding LCP family protein, with translation MEELSVRRVRRARRTRGVWITLGVLIALGGVSIGALTRVFQAKRGEQTGRATPVGVFGTLNDMAQVALEPTGGFVGKNRVNILCMGIDDNWTDSDQVYTAHARTDTLFLLSLDLAKRQASMLSIPRDTYTHIAGTRSSTKINAAYAMGGPERAVATVDELLGVRADHYLVLNIDSTKKMVDALGGVDVNVEHEMHYHDKWGHLSIDLVPGQQHLDGATAVGFARYRHGDAGAKISPEDGDERRMYRQHILMRAMIERAKGFANVAQAPHLVDVAMSTIQTDMTRTQLFDLAAIFKGLQPQDLRTASLTGEDFRGPKGEWFYRLDQDKADAYVRWLIRDDQTAFRSLIPVVVQDAAPDSGAAARALRQLQSAGYDQARIGAAPNSRTVDTAGASSTDLQTATTQIVDQGVVSAQAPQDIGAVLGLSDPSVRREAVRPNRRGWTPPASVVVTLGSDYPSAQNTDQKSASDAGDTLKGQD, from the coding sequence GTGGAAGAACTGTCGGTTCGCAGAGTGCGCCGGGCGCGGCGTACGCGTGGGGTTTGGATAACGCTGGGCGTTCTGATCGCGCTGGGGGGCGTGTCGATCGGGGCGCTGACGCGCGTGTTTCAAGCGAAGCGCGGCGAGCAGACGGGGCGCGCCACTCCCGTCGGCGTCTTTGGGACGCTCAACGATATGGCGCAGGTCGCCCTGGAGCCCACGGGCGGCTTCGTGGGCAAAAACCGCGTCAATATCCTCTGCATGGGCATTGACGACAACTGGACCGACAGCGATCAGGTCTACACGGCGCACGCCCGCACCGACACGCTTTTTCTGCTCAGCCTCGATCTGGCCAAGCGCCAGGCCTCCATGCTTTCCATTCCTCGCGACACCTATACCCACATCGCCGGAACGCGCAGCAGCACGAAGATCAACGCCGCCTATGCGATGGGCGGCCCGGAGCGCGCCGTCGCTACGGTGGATGAGCTGCTCGGCGTACGCGCCGACCACTATCTGGTCCTCAATATCGATTCGACGAAAAAGATGGTGGACGCGCTCGGCGGCGTCGATGTGAATGTCGAGCATGAGATGCACTACCATGACAAGTGGGGACATCTCAGCATCGATCTCGTCCCCGGACAACAGCATCTGGACGGCGCCACGGCCGTCGGCTTCGCGCGCTACCGGCATGGGGACGCCGGCGCGAAGATCAGCCCCGAGGACGGCGATGAACGCCGCATGTACCGCCAGCATATCTTGATGCGCGCGATGATCGAGCGCGCGAAGGGCTTCGCCAATGTCGCGCAGGCGCCGCATCTGGTCGACGTGGCGATGTCCACGATTCAAACCGACATGACGCGCACGCAGCTGTTCGATCTCGCCGCGATCTTCAAAGGGCTTCAGCCGCAGGATCTTCGGACGGCCTCGCTGACCGGCGAAGATTTCCGGGGCCCGAAAGGCGAATGGTTCTATCGCCTGGATCAGGACAAAGCCGACGCTTATGTCCGCTGGCTGATCCGCGATGACCAGACGGCGTTCCGATCGCTCATCCCCGTCGTCGTCCAGGACGCCGCCCCGGATTCCGGCGCCGCCGCGCGCGCCCTGCGCCAGCTGCAAAGCGCCGGCTACGACCAGGCGCGCATCGGCGCGGCTCCCAACTCTCGGACGGTCGATACGGCCGGCGCTTCTTCAACAGATTTACAAACTGCGACAACGCAAATTGTCGATCAAGGCGTCGTCAGCGCACAGGCGCCGCAGGATATCGGCGCCGTGCTCGGCCTGAGCGATCCCAGCGTGCGCCGTGAAGCCGTGCGCCCCAACCGGCGCGGATGGACCCCGCCCGCAAGCGTGGTCGTCACCCTTGGCTCCGACTATCCGTCGGCGCAAAACACGGATCAGAAATCGGCAAGCGACGCCGGCGACACTTTGAAAGGGCAAGATTAG
- a CDS encoding glycosyltransferase family 4 protein, translating into MRIGFVMSTEVGLKTQYQNWRDGLTPDLGIDPEWITIDWWKQGGTLERLPGIPKKVKATLRSILELREGITHGPFDALFVANETVFRGQSHLLRKQPYFMTVDSTRRQLLDFGALYGKKDSRFPMLNRYTHNVQVSRLREAQALFPWSRWAGASINSDYGVESHRIHVIPPGINLSKWRMPERKRRPGPTNLLFVGGDYYRKGGDLLMDWAERHHDGDFVLHMVTRERATPCSDKVRMYHHLSANDPELISLYRQADAFVLPTRGDCYSIASMEAMASGLPVIVSRTGGTEDIIREGETGYLIDPGNAAQLAERLDTILADPEQRLAMGSKARRDAEERFDVNKNIRRTLEVMRSYLQ; encoded by the coding sequence GTGCGTATCGGCTTTGTCATGTCCACCGAGGTTGGTCTCAAAACACAGTATCAAAATTGGCGCGACGGGCTAACGCCCGATCTTGGAATAGATCCCGAGTGGATTACGATCGATTGGTGGAAACAAGGCGGGACGCTGGAGCGGCTGCCGGGCATTCCCAAAAAAGTCAAAGCCACGCTCCGCTCCATTTTGGAGCTGCGCGAAGGTATCACGCACGGACCGTTTGACGCCCTGTTCGTCGCCAACGAGACCGTCTTCCGAGGTCAGAGTCATTTGCTGCGGAAGCAGCCGTACTTTATGACCGTTGACTCCACCCGACGCCAACTGCTCGATTTCGGCGCGCTGTACGGAAAGAAAGATAGCCGCTTTCCCATGCTGAATCGGTACACACATAACGTTCAGGTCAGCCGTCTGCGCGAGGCCCAAGCGCTTTTCCCCTGGTCCCGGTGGGCAGGCGCAAGCATAAATAGCGATTACGGCGTTGAATCCCATCGAATTCATGTCATTCCGCCAGGCATTAATTTGTCGAAGTGGAGGATGCCGGAGCGCAAGCGAAGACCCGGCCCGACGAATCTTCTATTTGTCGGCGGCGATTATTACCGCAAGGGAGGCGATCTGCTGATGGACTGGGCGGAGCGACATCACGACGGCGACTTCGTGCTGCACATGGTGACTCGGGAGCGCGCCACGCCTTGCAGCGACAAAGTGCGCATGTATCACCATCTCTCCGCCAACGATCCGGAGCTGATTTCTCTTTACCGGCAGGCCGACGCGTTTGTGCTGCCGACGCGCGGAGATTGCTATTCGATCGCCTCCATGGAAGCGATGGCCTCGGGGCTTCCCGTGATCGTGTCGCGAACCGGCGGGACCGAAGACATTATCCGCGAAGGGGAGACCGGGTATCTGATCGATCCTGGAAACGCGGCGCAGCTCGCGGAGCGTCTGGACACCATCCTCGCGGATCCGGAGCAGCGGCTCGCCATGGGGAGCAAAGCGCGGAGGGATGCTGAGGAGCGCTTCGACGTCAACAAAAACATCCGCCGTACACTTGAAGTGATGCGCTCTTATCTTCAATAG
- a CDS encoding LytR/AlgR family response regulator transcription factor — protein sequence MDEAYKSFTALVVDDEPLARAHLAHLLREAGVGGVAQAASGAECLTRLSGAAPPNWVFLDIQMPGMDGLTTADAIREDLDLDIEAQAPAVVFVTGYDEYAVAAFERAAIDYLLKPVERARLAKTLRRLAAREPSEDAAAPTTPLTSLRKLPVRAGYSIHLVDIDDIVAAAAVDKHVDIITPTAALPSQYTLAQLEALLPEEQFSRVHDGWVVNLTRITQLHSLGSQLYQLSLKDYAAQVPVSRRRISALRARLGLE from the coding sequence ATGGACGAAGCATACAAGTCATTTACGGCGCTGGTGGTGGACGACGAGCCGCTGGCGCGCGCCCATCTGGCGCATCTTCTGCGCGAGGCCGGCGTTGGCGGAGTCGCCCAGGCGGCGAGCGGCGCGGAGTGCCTGACTCGGCTCAGCGGCGCCGCGCCGCCCAACTGGGTTTTTCTCGACATTCAGATGCCCGGTATGGATGGTCTCACAACCGCCGACGCGATCCGCGAAGACCTGGATCTCGATATCGAAGCGCAGGCGCCCGCCGTCGTCTTCGTCACCGGTTACGACGAATACGCCGTGGCCGCCTTCGAGCGCGCCGCGATCGACTACCTGCTCAAGCCCGTCGAACGCGCCCGGCTCGCCAAAACGCTGCGCCGGCTCGCGGCGCGGGAGCCTTCCGAAGACGCGGCGGCCCCCACAACTCCGCTCACTTCGCTCCGAAAACTGCCCGTGCGCGCCGGGTACTCCATCCATCTGGTGGATATTGACGACATTGTGGCGGCGGCCGCCGTCGACAAACATGTCGATATCATCACGCCCACGGCGGCGCTCCCCAGCCAGTACACGCTCGCCCAGCTGGAAGCGCTGCTGCCGGAGGAGCAGTTCTCACGCGTGCATGACGGCTGGGTCGTCAATCTGACGCGTATCACCCAGCTGCATAGCCTGGGCAGCCAGCTTTATCAGCTCAGTCTCAAGGACTACGCCGCGCAGGTCCCCGTCAGCCGCCGCCGGATCTCCGCGCTGCGCGCCCGCCTTGGCCTGGAATGA
- the corA gene encoding magnesium/cobalt transporter CorA encodes MLTIIRDENGQTVHDTDAAILPRLMADGSKPFWLDLQSPSPEEFDLLKEVFHFHPLAIEDAMNPRQRPKLDEYNGYFFLTADEIKVDLDLESASLTSKDAKDRVQMRQMSVFLGPNYLVTIHLEPIAVILSMRERCDRNHRLLEHGADYLLYTLLDSLADNYFPILDELADTLDDLEDRIIAKSSEDILETIFVIKRVLNLLRKHVGPFREVMQTLTARDLCGIQEAALPYFRDVADHLFRVYESLDNYRDIMSGMLDAHLTQVSNNMNRVMQKLSAVATVFLPITFVTGVFGMNFSKQPWVNTNFWFWAFFMLAVATFTYWWFHRRQWV; translated from the coding sequence ATGTTAACGATCATTCGGGATGAGAACGGCCAGACGGTCCACGATACGGACGCGGCGATCCTGCCGCGCCTGATGGCCGACGGATCCAAGCCATTCTGGCTCGACTTGCAGTCCCCGTCGCCCGAAGAGTTCGATCTGCTGAAAGAGGTCTTCCATTTCCATCCGCTCGCCATCGAAGACGCGATGAACCCGCGCCAGCGGCCCAAGCTCGACGAATACAATGGATACTTTTTCCTGACCGCCGACGAGATCAAAGTGGATCTGGACCTGGAAAGCGCAAGCCTTACGTCCAAGGACGCCAAGGACCGCGTCCAGATGCGTCAGATGAGCGTCTTCCTCGGCCCAAACTATCTCGTCACGATCCATCTGGAGCCGATCGCGGTGATTCTGAGCATGCGCGAACGCTGCGACCGAAATCACCGCCTGCTGGAACACGGCGCGGATTATCTGCTCTACACCCTGCTCGATTCACTGGCCGACAATTACTTCCCGATTCTCGACGAGCTTGCCGATACGCTGGACGATCTGGAGGACCGGATCATCGCGAAGTCGTCCGAGGATATCCTGGAAACGATCTTCGTCATCAAGCGCGTCCTGAATCTGCTGCGCAAGCATGTCGGGCCGTTCCGCGAGGTCATGCAGACACTCACGGCGCGCGATCTGTGCGGCATCCAGGAAGCGGCGCTTCCGTACTTCCGCGATGTCGCCGACCATCTGTTTCGTGTTTACGAATCGCTCGATAACTACCGCGACATTATGTCCGGGATGCTTGACGCCCACCTCACGCAGGTCTCGAACAACATGAACCGGGTCATGCAGAAGCTGTCCGCCGTCGCGACGGTCTTTCTGCCCATCACGTTCGTCACCGGCGTCTTTGGCATGAACTTCAGCAAGCAGCCCTGGGTCAACACCAACTTCTGGTTCTGGGCGTTCTTCATGCTCGCCGTCGCCACGTTCACCTACTGGTGGTTCCATCGCCGCCAATGGGTGTGA
- a CDS encoding TlpA family protein disulfide reductase, whose protein sequence is MANDRRAAGALVILLCVAVPAHQASASPRIDPQALAVLREAAETARKARGVAADFVDVSCFTSGVREIHKGSLRYLKPHYWRIDGLRTEEGAHRRLQHGEVTVSASDGKSDWISDGGGRYMQFSSNPPISSEGREFQQASGFLDETQYVINRLHAQQRTGTFVSLVYAGKKNWDGASFPVIQWTHREIAGAAPDAANASHEGKIYRDEIYIGSDRLVHRVVTTTQGRTLYDFTIRRVKLDPMMSARDFAFSAPRGEKPQAPQEETSPVLPAGTAAPDFLATTPDGRAVHLSDYKGKPVILDFWATWCMPCQYALPYLQQVYDRVKDRGVACLAICVYDKKTEFAQWLQMHKTYTFASVYSPPGPGGSDPVASAYHLTSIPAQLVIDKDGKVSSSHVGYSDGYRLEAALANLGVDANAPESRR, encoded by the coding sequence ATGGCTAACGATCGCCGCGCCGCCGGCGCGCTCGTCATCCTTCTCTGCGTGGCTGTTCCGGCGCACCAGGCAAGCGCATCCCCTCGCATTGACCCACAAGCGCTTGCGGTTCTTCGCGAAGCCGCCGAGACGGCTCGAAAGGCGCGCGGCGTGGCGGCGGATTTTGTGGATGTCTCCTGCTTCACGTCCGGCGTTCGGGAGATTCACAAAGGATCTTTGCGATACCTCAAGCCACACTACTGGCGTATCGACGGATTGCGTACGGAGGAAGGGGCGCACCGACGTTTGCAGCATGGGGAAGTCACCGTGTCGGCGTCGGACGGCAAGAGCGATTGGATTTCCGACGGCGGTGGTCGCTACATGCAATTTTCTTCCAATCCTCCCATAAGTTCGGAAGGAAGGGAATTCCAGCAGGCGTCCGGATTTTTGGACGAAACTCAGTACGTGATCAACCGGCTCCATGCGCAGCAGCGCACGGGAACGTTCGTTTCTCTTGTTTATGCCGGTAAGAAAAACTGGGACGGCGCCTCGTTTCCCGTGATTCAGTGGACGCACCGCGAAATCGCCGGCGCGGCTCCAGACGCGGCGAATGCTTCGCACGAAGGCAAGATTTATCGGGACGAGATTTATATTGGCTCCGACAGGCTGGTTCACCGGGTCGTCACCACGACGCAGGGGCGCACGCTTTATGATTTTACAATCCGCCGCGTCAAGCTTGATCCTATGATGTCAGCGCGCGACTTTGCGTTCTCAGCGCCTCGGGGCGAAAAGCCGCAGGCGCCGCAGGAGGAAACGTCGCCTGTACTGCCGGCGGGAACAGCGGCGCCCGATTTCTTGGCGACAACCCCGGACGGGCGCGCGGTTCATCTTTCCGATTACAAAGGCAAGCCGGTCATTCTCGATTTCTGGGCGACCTGGTGCATGCCCTGCCAGTATGCTCTGCCGTATTTGCAGCAAGTTTACGACCGGGTGAAGGACCGGGGGGTGGCGTGTCTGGCGATCTGCGTTTACGACAAAAAAACGGAGTTCGCGCAGTGGCTCCAGATGCACAAAACCTATACTTTTGCGTCGGTGTATTCCCCGCCCGGCCCCGGCGGTTCGGATCCCGTGGCGAGCGCCTATCACCTGACGAGCATACCAGCGCAGCTTGTCATCGATAAAGACGGAAAGGTGTCCTCAAGCCATGTGGGATATTCCGACGGCTACCGCCTGGAAGCCGCGCTGGCGAACCTGGGCGTCGATGCGAATGCGCCGGAATCGAGGCGATGA
- a CDS encoding redoxin domain-containing protein produces MNTRHLAAACALAALPFTLTAACHADAPDASAAPAAVDPKALALLDAVDAATKGAKALTADFTVTSSFEPGKSMMQEGWLKYLKPNYLRADTWQVAKDAATGKWTRTGSPFVTASDGKKFWIVVQNGEYHEFPADPSGKGLGGGSYPGPSFFDAGRSLSAQLEEQQQKHLLISLAYGGKQTWEGADYQVIDWVAKPAFDFGPEQSKKAPNGVVLYTQHLYVGSDNLVHREVYDYNVGLTGERALRNIALNPLLTAKSFHYTLPAGAHPPKPAPEAPPVLANGAAAPDFVATTPEGASVLLSNYRGKTVVLDFWATWCGPCQASMPHLNKVYDQVKDKDVVVLAVCVWDDKDSYAKWVTEHKTTYAFPTVFDPAGKAGKNIAGALYRVSGIPTQFVIDKDGKVAASNVGYMGESDHRLEGELAKLGVDIAVPASANS; encoded by the coding sequence ATGAACACCCGACATCTCGCCGCCGCCTGCGCGCTCGCCGCGCTTCCGTTCACGCTCACCGCAGCCTGTCACGCCGATGCGCCAGACGCCAGCGCCGCGCCGGCGGCAGTCGATCCCAAGGCGCTGGCGTTGCTGGACGCCGTGGATGCGGCGACAAAGGGCGCGAAGGCGCTGACTGCGGATTTCACGGTCACATCGAGTTTTGAGCCGGGGAAGTCCATGATGCAGGAGGGCTGGCTGAAGTATCTCAAACCGAACTATCTGCGCGCGGATACCTGGCAGGTCGCGAAGGATGCGGCGACGGGCAAGTGGACGCGCACCGGATCGCCTTTTGTGACGGCCTCGGACGGAAAGAAATTCTGGATCGTCGTGCAGAATGGGGAGTATCATGAGTTCCCCGCCGATCCCTCCGGCAAGGGACTTGGCGGCGGCTCCTATCCCGGCCCCAGCTTCTTTGACGCCGGCCGCTCTTTGAGCGCGCAGCTGGAGGAGCAGCAGCAAAAGCATCTGCTGATCTCGCTGGCGTACGGCGGTAAACAGACCTGGGAGGGAGCGGATTACCAGGTGATTGATTGGGTTGCAAAGCCGGCTTTCGACTTCGGTCCCGAGCAGAGCAAGAAAGCTCCGAACGGCGTCGTCCTCTACACACAGCATCTTTATGTCGGCTCGGACAACCTGGTCCACCGGGAAGTGTACGATTACAACGTGGGCTTGACGGGCGAGCGGGCGCTGCGCAATATCGCGCTCAATCCCCTGCTGACCGCGAAGAGCTTCCACTACACGCTGCCCGCCGGCGCGCACCCGCCAAAGCCGGCGCCCGAAGCGCCGCCGGTGCTGGCGAATGGCGCCGCCGCGCCGGATTTTGTGGCGACGACGCCCGAAGGCGCGTCCGTGCTGCTGTCCAATTACCGGGGAAAAACCGTCGTGCTGGACTTCTGGGCGACCTGGTGCGGCCCCTGTCAGGCCAGCATGCCGCATCTGAACAAGGTCTACGATCAGGTCAAGGACAAGGATGTCGTGGTCCTGGCCGTGTGCGTCTGGGACGACAAGGATTCCTACGCCAAGTGGGTAACCGAGCACAAGACGACCTACGCCTTCCCTACCGTCTTCGATCCCGCCGGCAAGGCGGGCAAGAATATCGCGGGCGCGCTTTACCGTGTGAGCGGCATCCCGACGCAGTTCGTCATCGATAAGGACGGCAAAGTGGCGGCGAGCAACGTGGGGTACATGGGGGAAAGCGATCACCGTTTGGAGGGAGAGCTGGCGAAGCTGGGCGTGGACATCGCGGTTCCGGCGAGCGCAAATAGCTAA
- a CDS encoding sensor histidine kinase, translating into MNSGFLQLFNAFLEDTCVLVTVAYLLSRGALLPKLFDRSRTHRDQVVLALIFGLVGVSELFLPGDRRPYVPFTLAAGFAGYAGGLSLGLLTCGVSMILAVAALATGSGHLLPLVYALSVLAAALIGAAVAGSLRRWSHPSLASLIGGAFVTGALAEGAHLCLRWCAIAAAHGTTGRHAPVQSIQGAVASMGANSLGCMLIALVLQDAYERRRIVQRSIAAEREVAALRLTQLGELQARLHPHFLFNALAAIAGLCLIDPGRAERAITDLGSLLRRFLQSPREDAVSLQEEIDTIHSYLAIERLRLGNRLTVIEDFPSDLRGAKAPRFCLQIPVENAVQHGLAKATRPGTLRLRARRQGRFLSLVVADDGVGVRPRPADIEAGAVHGLDLLKTRLRIAYGDSATLRLRAAPGGGTICRIRLPIANEN; encoded by the coding sequence ATGAATTCCGGGTTTCTGCAGCTGTTCAACGCCTTTTTGGAGGATACGTGCGTCCTGGTGACGGTTGCGTATCTTCTGAGCCGGGGCGCGCTGCTGCCGAAGCTCTTTGACCGCAGCCGCACGCACCGCGACCAGGTCGTCCTGGCGCTGATCTTTGGATTGGTCGGCGTCAGCGAGCTGTTTCTCCCCGGCGACCGGCGTCCCTACGTCCCCTTTACCCTCGCCGCCGGATTTGCCGGTTACGCCGGCGGGCTTTCGCTGGGCCTGCTGACCTGCGGCGTCTCCATGATCCTCGCCGTGGCGGCCCTCGCCACGGGGTCCGGGCATCTGCTGCCTCTGGTCTACGCGCTGTCCGTGCTCGCGGCGGCGCTGATCGGCGCGGCCGTGGCGGGGTCGCTGCGGCGCTGGTCGCATCCTTCCCTCGCTTCCCTGATCGGCGGCGCCTTTGTGACGGGAGCGCTCGCGGAGGGCGCGCATCTGTGCCTGCGCTGGTGCGCGATCGCCGCCGCGCATGGGACAACCGGGCGTCACGCGCCCGTGCAGTCGATCCAGGGCGCCGTCGCCAGCATGGGCGCCAATAGCCTGGGGTGCATGCTGATCGCGCTGGTGCTTCAAGACGCCTACGAACGGCGGCGCATCGTGCAGCGCAGCATCGCGGCGGAGCGGGAAGTCGCGGCGCTGCGTCTCACGCAGCTTGGCGAGCTGCAAGCGCGCCTGCATCCCCATTTTCTCTTCAATGCGCTCGCGGCTATCGCCGGGCTTTGCCTGATCGACCCCGGCCGCGCGGAGCGCGCGATCACGGATCTGGGTTCGCTGCTGCGCCGGTTCCTGCAATCGCCGCGCGAGGACGCCGTGTCGCTCCAGGAGGAGATCGACACGATTCACTCGTATCTGGCGATTGAGCGGCTGCGCCTGGGCAACCGATTGACCGTGATCGAAGATTTTCCTTCCGACCTGCGCGGCGCCAAGGCGCCGCGCTTCTGTCTGCAAATCCCGGTGGAGAACGCCGTGCAGCATGGGCTGGCCAAGGCGACGCGGCCCGGGACTTTGCGGCTGCGCGCCCGGCGCCAGGGGCGGTTTCTCTCGCTGGTCGTCGCCGACGATGGCGTGGGAGTGCGGCCCCGACCGGCGGATATCGAGGCCGGCGCGGTGCACGGGCTGGACCTGCTGAAAACCCGCCTGCGGATCGCGTACGGCGATTCGGCGACGCTGCGCCTACGAGCCGCGCCCGGCGGCGGGACGATCTGCCGGATCCGCCTGCCGATCGCCAATGAGAACTGA
- a CDS encoding TlpA family protein disulfide reductase, whose protein sequence is MNIRSTILACAVASFPGAHMAPCFAGAAAVDPKALALISAVAAATQKAHSLSADLTSINRYPHPDREFREVGMLRYMKPNYSYSALWIAVKDKTTGRWGKRGDAMIGASDGKNTWRISRDGEYDKNNTDAHGKRLGTGFEPTFDFFDSSQSIKAQIAEQRKKQQLITLADVGTQTWEGAVYQVVEWEYKVDYDFGADTTKHAPGGVVTEKDRLYIGSDLLIHRVTYEYNLGWTGERALRNVRVNAPMTAASFHYKLPANAHLPVPPPPLIANGALAPDFTATTPDGASIKLSDLKGKVVVLDFWSTWCGPCQASMPHLQHVYEQVKDKDVAILAVCVWDEKAAYDKWVTAKKDLYGFPTAFDPAGNKGKDIAKEKYSVSGIPTQFVIDRDGKIAASNVGYDGDGDHRLEASLAKLGVKVTEPEKKP, encoded by the coding sequence ATGAATATTCGCTCGACCATACTCGCCTGCGCCGTCGCCAGCTTTCCCGGCGCGCATATGGCGCCGTGCTTCGCCGGCGCTGCCGCCGTCGATCCCAAAGCGCTTGCGCTCATCAGCGCCGTGGCGGCGGCGACCCAAAAGGCGCACAGCTTATCGGCAGACTTGACGTCGATCAATCGCTACCCTCATCCCGATCGCGAATTCCGCGAGGTGGGGATGCTTCGATACATGAAGCCGAATTATTCATATTCGGCGCTGTGGATCGCGGTGAAGGACAAGACGACGGGAAGGTGGGGCAAGCGCGGGGACGCGATGATCGGTGCATCGGACGGCAAGAATACCTGGCGCATATCCCGGGATGGCGAATACGACAAAAATAATACGGACGCCCATGGAAAACGCTTGGGGACAGGCTTCGAACCGACCTTTGACTTCTTCGACAGCAGCCAATCGATCAAAGCGCAGATCGCGGAGCAGAGGAAAAAGCAGCAGTTGATCACGCTTGCGGACGTCGGAACGCAGACTTGGGAGGGAGCCGTCTACCAGGTCGTCGAATGGGAATACAAGGTGGATTATGACTTTGGCGCAGACACGACGAAACATGCGCCGGGCGGCGTCGTCACGGAAAAAGATCGACTTTATATTGGCTCCGATCTCCTCATACACCGAGTGACCTACGAATACAATTTAGGCTGGACCGGCGAACGAGCGCTGCGCAATGTTCGGGTCAACGCCCCTATGACAGCCGCCAGTTTCCATTACAAACTGCCCGCGAACGCGCATTTGCCCGTCCCGCCTCCGCCACTCATCGCCAACGGGGCTCTCGCGCCGGACTTCACCGCCACGACGCCCGACGGCGCCTCCATCAAGCTCTCCGATCTCAAAGGCAAGGTCGTCGTGCTCGACTTCTGGTCCACCTGGTGCGGCCCCTGCCAGGCGTCCATGCCCCATCTTCAGCATGTGTATGAACAGGTCAAGGACAAGGACGTCGCTATACTGGCGGTCTGCGTGTGGGATGAAAAAGCCGCATACGACAAATGGGTCACGGCGAAAAAGGATCTCTACGGCTTCCCGACGGCGTTTGATCCCGCTGGAAACAAAGGCAAGGACATCGCCAAGGAAAAATACAGCGTCAGCGGCATTCCCACTCAGTTTGTGATCGATCGGGACGGCAAGATCGCGGCGAGCAATGTTGGCTACGATGGCGACGGGGACCATCGCCTGGAAGCCTCGCTTGCAAAACTGGGAGTAAAAGTCACGGAGCCGGAAAAGAAACCATAA